The stretch of DNA TCGTGTTCCACAAGATTTGCGTGACTTATATGCCACCGCATTCGAAGTAGAGCCAAGCTGGTTGGTTGAAGCTGCCTCACGTCGTCAGAAGTGGATTGATCAGGCGCAGTCACTCAATATTTACATGGGTGGCGCATCTGGCAAGAAATTGGATGACACCTACAAGCTGGCATGGTTGCGTGGTTTAAAGACTACCTACTACCTCCGCACAATGGCTGCAACGCACGTTGAGAAGTCTACGGTTGCAAGTGGCCAGCTAAATGCGGTATCAAGCGGCGGTGGTGTGAATGGTACGGATGCAGCATCAGCTCAAGAGTTAGATGGACCTGCTTGCACAATGCGCCCAGGTGACGCTGGATTTGAAGAATGTGAAGCATGTCAGTAAGCTATTTGCTAGCTGATTTAGAAAAATAAGAATTAGGAGAAAGTTATGTTGAATTGGGAAGAAGAAGTAGCTCCTGCGATAGCCAAGGTTGGTTTGGTACCGCAGCCTGTGTTTGCGGAGCCACAACTTCCACAAGCAGACCAGGTTGCGATTGTTACTCCCCAGAATATTGAGTCTGCACCTGTGCAAGCTGCTGCATTGACTGGTGGTGCAGCCTTGCGTGTTAATGCCGCTGATAAGCGCGTGATTAATGCCAAGACTGACGTGAATCAGTTGGTTCCATTTAAATATAAGTGGGCTTGGGAGAAATATCTGGCTGGTTGTGCAAACCATTGGATGCCACAAGAGATCAATATGAACCGCGATATCGCGCTTTGGAAGGATCCCAATGGCCTAACTGAAGATGAGCGTCGCATCATCAAGCGTAATCTTGGCTTCTTCACAACAGCAGATTCTTTAGCGGCAAACAATATTGTTTTGGGCACCTATCGCCACATTACTGCTCCAGAATGCCGTCAATATCTGTTGCGTCAGGCTTTTGAGGAGGCAATTCATACTCACGCCTATCAATATATTGTGGAATCTTTAGGCTTAGACCAGAGCGAAATCTTTAATGCGTACAACGAAATCGAGTCTATTCGCGCCAAAGATCAGTTCTTAATTCCGTTTATTGATGTGTTAACAGATCCTAATTTCAAAACTGGGACATTAGAAACTGATCAAATGTTGCTCAAATCATTGATCGTTTTTGCCTGCGTAATGGAAGGATTATTCTTTTATGTTGGTTTTACGCAAATACTTGCAATGGGTCGCCAAAACAAAATGACGGGTGCTGCTGAGCAGTATCAATACATCCTTCGCGACGAGTCTATGCACTGTAATTTTGGTATTGATTTAATTAATCAAATCAAGCTGGAGAACCCGCAGTTATGGACTTCTGCGTTCAAAGACGAGATCAAATCTATCTTCGAAAAAGCAGTGGAATTAGAGTACCGTTATGCAGAGGATACGATGCCTCGTGGAGTGCTCGGATTGAATGCGCCGATGTTCAAAGGTTACCTAAGATACATCTGTAATCGCAGATGTTTGCAAATAGGACTTGACGCGATGTTCCCAAATGAAGAGAATCCATTCCCATGGATGTCAGAAATGATTGATCTGAAAAAAGAAAGAAACTTTTTTGAGACACGCGTTATTGAGTATCAAACTGGCGGTGCGCTAAGTTGGGAATAAGTAGTTAATTAAAAGCGCATAGCCGGCTAAATAGGAGATTAGACGGTTGGATAGTTTTAAAAGTCAGCAAAACCAGACTCAAATCCGAAAACCCTTGTTCAAGGGTGCCTGGTCTACTCTCTCTATTTTTTCTAGCAAATTTAAGAAGCCGTTACCCTTTGGGGTCACGGCTTTTTTTCCAAGATTCATTAGCGTGCAGCACTTAGCATCAAGCCGCGCGCCGATGAATGGCTCGCTCGTCGGCTCCAATCGGTTGCAAAACCAGGCGGAAATGAATGGTCGGGTCTTCTTAATCGGTAGTTTGTACTAATCCTCACGTGAAGGAGCATTACTATGGCAATCGCCAAGAAGAAAGTTGCTGCAAAGAAACCAGCTGCAAAGAAAAAAGTTGCTGCTAAGAAGCCTGCTGCTAAAAAAGTTGCTGCTAAGAAGAAGCCTGCCGCTAAAAAGCGTCCTGCTGCTAAAAAAGCTGCTGCTAAGAAGCCTGCTGCTAAGAAAAAGCCTGCTGCTAAGAAGAAGCCTGCTGCTAAAAAAGCTGCTGCTAAGAAGCCTGCCGCTAAAAAGCGTCCTGCTGCTAAGAAGCGCGTAGCTGCAAAAAAAAAGTAAGTAAGCCTGCTGCGAAGAAAGCGGGCAAAGCTGTAAAAAAGCCCGTGGCTAAAAAAGCTGTCGCTTCAACAACGTTGAATCCTGCCGCTGCTTGGCCCTTCCCAACTGGCACACGTCCATAAGCTTTGCTTATAGGCGGGTGAAGTTCAAAGGGATCTCTCACGAGATCCCTTTTTTATTGCTACTTCAGTTAATTATTGGCTTTAGAGGGCAAATCCAAATGCGAATTTGAATTGAGCGGCGATATCATCTTTGCTCATTTGGTGATTTTGTGGTCCCTGATGGGCGATTTTGATCGAACCCATCAAGCTAGCTAATCGCCCAGTAGTTTCCCAATCCATACCGTTTTCTAATCCAAACAGCAAGCCACCTCGGAATGCATCGCCGCAACCAGTTGGATCAACTAATTTTGCTGCTGGTACCGGCGGAATCGCAATACATTTACCGTCAAAGTAGATATCCGCACCTTCAGCGCCCTTAGTCACGATTAATGCTTTTACTCTTTTAGCAACTTTTGCCAGGCTTAAACCAGTTCTTTGGGAGAGCATTTCGCCTTCATAGTCATTTACTGCGAGGTAGCTTGCTATATCTACAAGCTCTAGTAGCTCTGGACCATTAAACATCGGTAAACCCTGGCCCGGATCAAAAACAAAAGGAATTCCTGCTTCAGCTAACTGATGACAGTGCTCCCACATTCCTTGACGACCGTCAGGGGCAACGATTCCGAATTTAGCGGCACCTTTAGCATTTTTACTGCGCTCCACAATCACCGAGGAAACTTGATTGAGATGTGATTCGCCCATTGCGCCCGGATGAAAAGCCGTAATCTGATTATTGGCTTGATCGGTAGTGATCATCGCTTGAGCGGTAAATGCCTGCTCAATTTGGCGAATATGCGTTGCATCAATCTTTAGTTGTTTTAGGCGATCAAGATATGGGGCTGCATCACCACCAACGGTTGCCATGATGATGGGATCGCCACCCAGAAGGCTGAGGTTGTAGGCAATATTACCTGCGCAACCACCAAATTCACGACGCATTGTAGGAACCAGGAAGGCAACATTAAGGATATGAATCTGCTCTGGCAGGATTTGATCAGCAAATTTGCCTTCAAAGTTCATGATGGTGTCGTAAGCGATGGAACCGCAGATCAAGCTAGCCATAAATAATTACTTTCTAACAAAAATTGATTGAGATAAGTGTGAAGTGGAGTTTGAAGTCTACTTTTCAGTATAAAAAATTCTGACGCGATATCCAGCGGCGTTTTGTGGGATGGAAATCGGTAATGCAGATGAAAAGATTTCACCAGCAGGGGCGCCTTGACGTAAAAAATCTGAATGTGACTCTCGCCAAGCAGTCGGCAACCATTCTTGCGGAGTGAGTTGAATCTTTTTGATTTCAGATTCCTCTGCATCGGTGAGAGAAATTTCTAAATTCGGGAATAAAACGGCGATGGCAAGACGATTTTGTATTCCAACTTGCAACACAGATTGATTTGAGGGGTTTTTAAGGCCCTCTCGCGCGTTTTCAGGCAAAAGAGTAACCGAAGTTATTTTCCAAGCAGCAAAATCGCTTACAGGGCGATTTACACACCCTAGTGCACGACACAATTGTTCATCTAACTTCTGTAAAAGAGAAAATGCACTACTTGCAATTGCAGAAGAGCTGCCATCAACGCGTGTTGCTAATGTTGGTAAAAGGAAATTTCTGGAAAGGTGCTCGCCACAAACAATGAGCAGAAGGAAAAAAAGACTAAGAAAAATGAATTTAAAACTTTTTTTTTGAGCCGGTGCTGAAGTAACTCTATTTTTATCGACTGAACTTGCCAGAACACCTTGTGTAGGAAATTCGCCATGTAAACAGACCCAGCCTTCACTTTCTTTCCAAACGGAAAGTTTTAACCATTGGCTATAGGTCGCAATCACTTCCTCAGCTTGGCGCGCCAGCACGCCGGAGAGAACAATTTTTCC from Polynucleobacter duraquae encodes:
- a CDS encoding ribonucleotide-diphosphate reductase subunit beta — encoded protein: MLNWEEEVAPAIAKVGLVPQPVFAEPQLPQADQVAIVTPQNIESAPVQAAALTGGAALRVNAADKRVINAKTDVNQLVPFKYKWAWEKYLAGCANHWMPQEINMNRDIALWKDPNGLTEDERRIIKRNLGFFTTADSLAANNIVLGTYRHITAPECRQYLLRQAFEEAIHTHAYQYIVESLGLDQSEIFNAYNEIESIRAKDQFLIPFIDVLTDPNFKTGTLETDQMLLKSLIVFACVMEGLFFYVGFTQILAMGRQNKMTGAAEQYQYILRDESMHCNFGIDLINQIKLENPQLWTSAFKDEIKSIFEKAVELEYRYAEDTMPRGVLGLNAPMFKGYLRYICNRRCLQIGLDAMFPNEENPFPWMSEMIDLKKERNFFETRVIEYQTGGALSWE
- a CDS encoding carbohydrate kinase family protein, which gives rise to MASLICGSIAYDTIMNFEGKFADQILPEQIHILNVAFLVPTMRREFGGCAGNIAYNLSLLGGDPIIMATVGGDAAPYLDRLKQLKIDATHIRQIEQAFTAQAMITTDQANNQITAFHPGAMGESHLNQVSSVIVERSKNAKGAAKFGIVAPDGRQGMWEHCHQLAEAGIPFVFDPGQGLPMFNGPELLELVDIASYLAVNDYEGEMLSQRTGLSLAKVAKRVKALIVTKGAEGADIYFDGKCIAIPPVPAAKLVDPTGCGDAFRGGLLFGLENGMDWETTGRLASLMGSIKIAHQGPQNHQMSKDDIAAQFKFAFGFAL
- a CDS encoding DUF3426 domain-containing protein, whose protein sequence is MASSVDKNRVTSAPAQKKSFKFIFLSLFFLLLIVCGEHLSRNFLLPTLATRVDGSSSAIASSAFSLLQKLDEQLCRALGCVNRPVSDFAAWKITSVTLLPENAREGLKNPSNQSVLQVGIQNRLAIAVLFPNLEISLTDAEESEIKKIQLTPQEWLPTAWRESHSDFLRQGAPAGEIFSSALPISIPQNAAGYRVRIFYTEK